The sequence ACGAGGAATACGTGTTCGGAAACCGTGATCCTGTCAAAATGTATCTTTTATCCCAAGAATGACTTTCCTATCTCTCCCAATTTAATTCAGTGTGCCCAGTGATTATGTGGAATTTTGGTAAAATTTTGGTTATGAATTATATTTAGTATATTGCATTATCCTACTAACAAACCAGTCTAGAGATAAGGAAAATAACAAAACATTGTAACAATGCacaagagagagattattaataacaataattattaatcatCAATTATAAGCTttattcagggttgtggtggcctacgtgaTACCGTccctgatcgccagactggggttcgggtcccgctcaaactcgttagttcctttggtcgctgtaacctcaccatccttgtgagctaaggatggggtgtttgggggagtctataggtctatctgccgagtcatcagcagccattgcctggccctccatggtcatagcttgggtggagaggaggcttgggggctgattatacgtatatatggtaagtctctatgacattgtcctgcttgatagggcaatgccactgttccttccctctgccattcactagcgttctttaaacctttaaacgcaaaAACAGAAACAAGAcagaagaaagaagaggagaacTAGAAGATGATTAAGATGAAAGCAAAGACAAGAAAACAGGTTTTTCTATAACTAGGGAAGAATATAGGTAAATTCCTGTGTAATCAATACCTTACAAAAATTCCTCTTTGAATATTTCAGTATCACAGGATTGATTTAGTTTTACGCGTGTTGGATGTGAAAACAATTtttgtaagctttttttttttttttttaaacagattttTCTTAAGCAAtattagaatatgtttattttgtttatttatgaagCCTTTGGCGTGTTTGTATGTCTGTGAGTGAAGTTTAATTAGTGCCTTACGTgctaatatttattcttatataccgGGTGGTCCATAAGCAACACGCATATATACAGGGTGgtgcaaaagtaggtggacagtgtgTGGAATAGGTTCACGTATCAGCTATATTATCACAAGTGTATTTTGGTTCTCAATGAAGatttaagggcttttgtattaATGTTCTCAATAAAATTcaattgtcaatgcaataattgtgttagtaaatataattgtatgcatatataatctcaaaataaagagtaaaaattattatatgtatatgtaatctcaaaatagaTGTAATAATTtcctgtccacctacttttggaccacacaacaacaacaaatgcagctgtttctagtctattctagtccactgcaggacaaaggcaagaaacatatccatattcatgtctgtgttctggccagttttcattaccacgctggccagtacggattggtgatggtgggagattttcgtctgattgctcactggAAACTAACTTAGCgtatgtggccctgactagtacaactttgctgatgatTATTTCGATGCGGGAactttttcaccatgttaaggtattcccacttactCAAAAATGGACGTTTATATacgaataaatatgaatatataaaaaaaatttgtgcgtttatacatacataatacacacacacacacatatatatatataagtatatatatatatatatatatatatatatatatatatatatatataaaaacaaagatttTTCCGTTGtagtggccgatttggtaacgtcacccaccgactggtgatcaccagactggggttagagtcccactcaaaatcgttagtttctttggtcgctgcaacctcaccatcatcgtGAGCTCAGGAactctttaggtctatctgctgagtcagaagcagccattgcctggcccttattggtcctggcttgggtggagagcgggtttgggcactgaccatatgtatatgtggttagtctcgagggcactgtcctgcttgatagggcaatgtcactgtcccttgcctctgtcattcataagcggaatttaaacctttaaaagcaactCCTCACCCTATTATAGTGTTCAGTTTTAGCAACTATATAAGGTAATGTAATCCACAGCATAAACCATCAGAGGTAAAATGGCATTTTAAGAAGTCATTAAACAAAGAAAAAGTCAATAAATAAAGGTTACTAAATCACCAAGCGAAaccccgtgtgtgtgtgtttgtgtgtgtgtataagacatCAATAAACCCTATACCTTTCCTACCTTATTGGCCAGTGCTTCACTGCTCTACAGGATACAGTATAGCCTGTATTGATTCCTTGCCTCAGACAGGTGTTCGCGAAACAACAACActagcattcttcttcttcttgcaaaagtttaaacttgcagcaagtgtttttatgttgatctggctgacgtaagtctctttttatagtttatatatcaaggatctgttttggtgttgttactgttctttagatattttactgttttaatattgttactgttctttaaatatttttttttgttaattttcatatggtttgttaatttccttatttgctttcctcactgggctatttttcccttttggagcccgtaagtttataacatcctgcttttccaactagagttgttacttagatggtaataataataataatgataataataataataataataataataataataaaattctacaTTAACTGAGTTATGAGTTGTTTTAAGGGATGAAaactgttatttttcttattacgaTCCTCTTTGTCAGTTGAATTATGACCACTTTCAGTATCCGTTTAAAGGAAGAAAATTGTTATTTTAAGCTATTGAGACTACACATAGCTTACGTGCGTTTACAATCGTATGTTAATGAACGTTTGTGTATACTTATATGGGCGAATTTCCTCATACACAAGCCTGGAAGCATTTACAAAatgcagaacaggattagaaatgaaactataagggagattactcgagtgccatatgtggatgagattatggtgaggggtagatggagatggtttgagcatgctcttcgcactccccaagagaggttagttcaccaaagtttcaagtgggctccacaaggcactagaagaattggaagtcccaggcctacatggctgaggactatgaagcgtgaactaggagatgatgaatggagaaatattgaattaaaagctcaagatagagacgaccggagaaatctaaccgaggccctttgcgttaatatgcgaaggaagagatgatgattctTAAATACTTATGGACACAAGGACCGAGAAATCTAACCTAAATGACTTTGTAAACAAACGGAGGAAGACAAGTaatataaattatcatcattatcattagccgtAGCAAGTCCacggtaggacaaaggcctcagacatgtccttccacttgcgattGTTTAcggtctctatgccagtctataaccgtaAATTTTCTCAgtttgtcagtccatcgtcttctcattcTTCCCTTGCTTCTCCTGCAATCTTTAGGGAACCATTCTGTCAATGtgaatatccatctattgtctgtcattctccttatatatatatatatatatatatatatatatatatatatatatatatatatatatacatatatatatacatatatatattcatatatatatatttatatatatataaatatatatatatatatatatatatatatatatatatatatatatacatatatatatatatacatatatatatatacatatatatatatatatatatatatatatatatatatattcatatatatatatatatttatatatatatataaatatatatatatatatatatatatatatatatatatataatcaccaaataagaaagtttgcaggtttgaactaacatagaaagaccataaacaaacgcgagtggaagggcttggctgaggcctttgatctgcagtggaatagtaacggctgatgattttactcacacacacacacacacacacacacacatatatatatatatatatatatatatatatatatatatatatatatatatacgaagagagTTAAAATGAGATTACTTTAATTTCGCAAACAGATAGCGAACCCGGTTACTTTAAGCGAATATTTGCATACCGACATGACGTCTGGACATCCATTAAAGAGAAAGTCTCGTCCGTTGTTAATGATGAACATTGTATTTAAATCCCTTTATGGGATTAATTTGATTGGATCCAAATCAGAACACGATTCTACTATTGTTGAGTTGCCGACAATAACCATTGTGAAGTATTCATTAGGATGATTGATATAAAGGTGCTCATTGTAAACGTACTGAGTGTGAACACATAcgtttatatgaataaatgaataaaaacacacatacatctatatatgtatatatatatatatatatatatatatatatatatatatatatatatataattttgtgtgcttgtataaacggatatatatatatatatatacaatgtaatatatatatgtatatatatatatatatataaacaatgtaatatatatatatatatatatatatatatatatatatatatatatatatacaatgtaatatatatatatatatatatatatatatatatatatatatatatatatatattcatcaaaagaCAAACGTGGAATCAGGGAATGAAGTATAAAACCTATATTATTCCAAAGATGAATTCGAATATTTTACCTCAAGGTGGCACAAGTTGAGAATGATTTCTTATCAAATCCTAAGAGACAACGGCCGTTTACCTAATGAGGAAGAAATACTGGGACAAACATATCGAGGAAAGAGAACCGAGCCTGGCAGAATCCCCGAGTGAGGTAACAATGCATTAGTAAGAGTCTGGTATATCTGTCTTCAAAAGGGGACGCAGCAGGTGTCTCTTTAAGAGCTTGCGTTCAAGCTGTACTGCAGATCGTCTAGCTCTGTCCGCTACAGGTGCGACAGAGCGTCACCTGGGGCTTACACGGGTACTCCTGCCACAGAGCGTTACCTGGGGGCTTACACGGGTACGATTAAAGGTACATCTGGATGTCTGGGACCATTGCGAGCTGCAATATTACAAGAGGCATTTGTCTGGCCGGGAAGGCATGGTAATTGGCGACAACAGGTCTGGGACCATGTTGAAGCgaatgcaatctttttttttttttttcggatggtTGGCGATGCGGGGATCATAGTTGCAAAGCTGTCTGGCTTTCTGTCTGGCCAAGGATGAAAGTATTTACGTCTGTTTATTTGTGTCTTTGCGCAAGCATAATTATTGTACTTGTTTTGTTTTTACTCAGTCTTATGTGAGTATATTTGCATGTACCCAGGTCGATGCTTTATGAATGCTTGTAAGGGAAAATTAAGCAATTTTATATATTCGTATGGGCATTTCTATTTGTAATCACAGATTTATGAAATTTAACCACCACTTCGTAGGAAGTGCACTTATCATTTTTTTGTTTGTTCATATCCAGGATTGTTGGTTTATATGGGCCAAATGGGCGGGCACAGGGGTCTGGGAGGTCATTCAGCACACGGGTGCTACTAGTTAAAAAATCTAGTTGCACCATTAAGTAAAAGCTAGGAGGAGATGGACAGCAATGTGCTATTATGAGACCAGGAATATAGGTAGAATAGTATACTAGAAAGAAGCTTAAAATATGAGTGCAAAAAAACATTGAAGTAATGCCTACAATAAACAGCGTGAGGTGTACTGTCGGCTCTACCCTCTATCAACAACCCTGCTCGTATTATAGGCTCTATTATATATCTGCGATGAGgcgttcttatttcatccttttacGACCATTCAAGTATTAACTGGTAATGATTGGAGGTAATAAACTTGTCAACAAGCaaataacaaaccctttcaccacgtcaaggtaacCCCTTTcagaaatggttatatatatatatatttatatatatatatatatatatatatatatatatatatatacatatatatatatatatatatatatatatatatgtatatatatatatatatatatatatatatatatatacatatatatatatatatatatatatatatatgtatatatatatatatatatatatatatataaatacatatggatttatatatatacacacatatggatatatatataatatatatatatatatatatatatatatgtatatacagtatataatcatgcACAAAGGGTATAGGAAGCTAACTGTAATTACGCAAAGAGTGTATTTATGTACATAAtggtatatatacaacaacaaaaataatataagacGCGACTTGATAATTCTTTTGTTAGAATTGCACTAATTACATTTGgtttataaaatatgatatattgattattgtgaaatatttagtgaatataaagaaaaataaaataattaattatcaCTAAAACTTTCATTTGGATAAATTCATtgttttggaataataataataataataataataataataataataataataataataataataataataaccctatcgAAAGCCACTATTGTTGATGATTATTCTTGTAAACAACATCATCCATGATAACACAAGTAGACAAATAATAACAATGTTCTTCAAAACATATTTTCAATAACATCAATAGTTTAGGAACCTTTTCGAAAGCCATTTATGTTGATTATTCGAGTATGCAACAATATCCTTATTGACataaacaaactaacaaataaacaataacaattctTTTCAAAACATAATATCCTTTAACAAAAAACCCTCAGTTATTTACTTTCCATCAATGATAATCGTGACCCGGATTAGGGCAAACCGTCTTCGTCCTGTAGTACGTGCTGTAGGTCGTGTGGTACTCGGGTACGTCCTGCGTCAGGAAGACCGTGCCGTGGTGGACGTGTGTCTTCGTTATGAGCTGCGGCTGCTTAACGGTCTTCACCTGCTTGACGTAATCGGTCGTGTATTTGGTGACCGGTTCGATGTACGTCGTCGTTACGTAGTTCGTCTGATGGTCGGTCTTGGTTACGTAAATTGGGAGGAAGATCGTCTTGTAGATAAGACTCTGTTGCGTCACGTAGTCGATGATTGTTTTGTAACGCGTGTTAGTGACGTATTCTACGTCCGTTAAGGTTTGTAGTATGACGCTGTTGACGGTCTTGTAGACGGGCTGGACGACGGGCGTCGTTATGAACTGCTGTTTGACGATTGTTTCGTAGACGGGCACCTGGAATAGCGTTGAGCAATTACTCGTTATGGTATTTATCCATAGGATTTATAAGGCGACTAGGGGATTTATTACGGAACTagcatacgcgacccgtcaaaaattatgtccaaaagagattagttcactagacgtttagctgggccccacaaggcactaggagaattggaagacccaagcctacatggatgaggactatgaagcgtgaagtaggagatgaatggagaagtattgatttaaaagctcaagacagagacgactagcgaaatctaaccgaggccctttacgtcaataggcgtaggaggagatgataatgaaatatttagatatatatgtacacaaacgcacacacacaaaaagtcACCCTTTCCAACCTCTCCCCCCTTTCTAACTACCATATGCTAGTGTAggcattttttttaatctttattagaTAATTTCAGAATGCGACAAAGCTATTGTAGTTTATTCATAAAAATTCATTGATAGGCATTACAGCTGTATTTCAAATTTGGACATACTGTATTATGGTTTATTTTTCGTAATTTTCTTACGGAAAAGATTACAAAAGAGCTTACTTATAATGCTCAGAAATTTTTTTAATTATGGAAAGAAAGTAAATTTGCTTAATCTCTGAGTATACTTTTTAAAGTAATCGGTATTATTACTTATtgataaatatttcgaaaaaattcTACTAGCCCTAGTTGGAacatcaggatgttataagcccaagggctccaacagggaaaaatagcctagcgaggaaaggaaacaaggaaataagtgaactacaagagaagtaataaaaaatcaatataagatattttaagaacagtaacaactttaaatgaaatcgttcatgcataaacaataaaaacttcaataaacaagaggaagaaaattaagactTTACTCACTTCCTGAATTTGTGTTACGTAAGTCGTCTGGTATTTCACACCTCCGCCGTAACACTTGTCATTGTAGGCGTAGCCGCCCGACGACCCGCCGTATCCACCGCTACTCCCGTACGTGTCGTAGCTGGCTGAAAGACCGCCGTATACACCGCCGCTACTCCCGTGTGAGTCGTAGCCATCTGAAGACCCACCGTATCCTTTACTGCTCCCGTGTGAGTCGTAGCCATCTGAAGATCCACCGTATCCCTTTCCACTACTCCCATGAGAGCCGTAGCCACCCGAATCTTTTCCTCCACCAGTGTATTTAATCACAGGTATGTCATCGCCGTAGCCACCGTAGCCACCATAGCTACCGTAGCCACCATAGTCACCGTAGCCACCGTAGCCAGTTCCGGAATCAGAGCCGTAGCCATATTGCGGCTTAGGGTCCGCTTTGGCGGACGCCGTAGCTATTACTAGAACCCAGAGTAGCAGCATCTGTTGAGCGAATAAAGGACATATCAAATATTACGATGAATTAATTATCTTTCTTTCCCTTTTGAGAatttattaaacaaaaaatataattggaataattgaagatatttaatacataaagaaattgataataaattAACTAGAAGTGGGTCATATATTAAACATGAGATTTATTTCGATTACAAAAATGTTGTGaaagaaatattcaattttttttatataggaaaaggTAGATTCGTTTAATTTTCTCTCTTGAtagattactatttttaatataaaagaaatttagacaaaatttatgattttataaattatgcttctatatgcacacacatagtcacacacatacagtatatatatatatatatatatatatatatatatatatatatatatatattcatatatatatatatatatatatatatatatatatatatatatatatatatatatatacatatatatatatatgtatatatatatatatatatatatatatttatatatatatatatatatgcatacgcacgcacacacacacacacacatatatatatatatatatatatatatatatatatatgtatatatatatatgtatgtatgtatatatatatatatacatatacatatatatatatatatatatatatatatatatatatatatatatatatatatatatagatggatagatatctcaaagaaaaaaaataactatatatttcccaaagaaagtaaaaaaatgtaCAATGAAATTAATCAGGAATTACAGTATATTACCAATTaatgataaagaataattttttttttacaaaaataaaaaataaacgtaaATTAGAAAACCTTATTAAAAGAAAAGAATCAAACTACTTAAATAAACTTATAAAGACaattaaacaaaataaagaatatgaaaaatcagatattcaataaaaataagatggaaaagtttattatcaattaatagtaaagaaaaattttttttgacTACAATAATCAAAAGTATAAattacaaattattaaataattctaaaaaagacAATTAAACAAATtagttatatgaatataaaatataaatttcatggatttattaaaacttaaaactagataaaaacaaacttaaaaagaCAAGTGAGCCAAAAGAAAGTTATGAGAAATTAAAAAGTCAGTAAAAATCAGATTGAAACATGTCATTAATGAATTATAAGGAATACaaatttttattacaataaaaatataaattataaaaaagatatattacatggatttatcaaaaaaatataaaactagatAAAACAAGCATAAAAAAGACaaaggaacaaaacgaaaaaaaaatatgaaaaatcgtaTATGCAATAAAAACCAAatttaaaaaaatgcaaatccatGCTCCCTACCAtccgtgggagagagagagagaggtgttactcGAGAGAAAGCAAGAGCTCTTCTGATAAAGAGTTTTTCCAGAGCGGgtcttatatatatactgtcactccCGAGTTCTGTGTCTCTTGGTCATTCTGCTTACAACCACACTTAGtgttttttccctttgttttttttttcctttttcctttttttttgtaaattacgcGTGCCGGTATAAGGCCCTCCTCCTTGTTTTaggattttttatagtttttttttagaatgattgtaGTTggttgattgctctctctctctctctctctctctctctctctctctctctctctctctctctctctctctctctctctctcttcttttgtacacataggcacacacaaacgcgcacacatatatatacagacatgcacacttgcatatatatatatatacatatatatatatatatatatatatatatatatatatatatatatatatatatacatattatactttatatatatatacatatatatatatatatatatatatatatatatatatatatatatatatatatatatatatatatatatatatatgtgtgtgaatatatatatatatatatatatatatatagtatatatatatatatatatatatatatatatgaatatatatatacatatatatatatatatatatatatatatatatatatatatatatatatatatatatatatgtatcaatatgtatGCACAAGTTTGTTTACATTTTCGTAAAGTGAAAACACAATCAAATTTTACGATGTACTTGATTATTTACATCATCATTCTGTGTTGCTCGAAGACATAGTTAATAACGttttcttttgcttcttttttATAGCAATATCCGTTCCTTCTATTATATGAAACAGCAGCGTCACtctacaacatctctctctctctctctctctctctctctctctctctctctctctcaaaatgaaaaaataatcgtTTCTCTTTGATGTTAACTGTaaactaaatttctctctctctctctctctctctctctctctctcacaatgaaaaaataaacgtTTCCCGCTAATGTTAACtgtaaactaaatctctctctctctctctctctctctctctctctctctctctcgataaataaataaatgaaaatgtcaATGACCCGGATGAAGATTTTATAGATCAATCAATGTCACTCAAATGTGacaaatgtctattttatttcactATTTGGAAATCCCGGAATTTGGTGAatcaattattttttgtttttgttttttctcttattttctctgtgTGTTATCGTCACGATAACTTGGtgttgcattattgttattattattattattattattattattattattactagccgagc comes from Palaemon carinicauda isolate YSFRI2023 chromosome 19, ASM3689809v2, whole genome shotgun sequence and encodes:
- the LOC137658200 gene encoding uncharacterized protein yields the protein MIKMLLLWVLVIATASAKADPKPQYGYGSDSGTGYGGYGDYGGYGSYGGYGGYGDDIPVIKYTGGGKDSGGYGSHGSSGKGYGGSSDGYDSHGSSKGYGGSSDGYDSHGSSGGVYGGLSASYDTYGSSGGYGGSSGGYAYNDKCYGGGVKYQTTYVTQIQEVPVYETIVKQQFITTPVVQPVYKTVNSVILQTLTDVEYVTNTRYKTIIDYVTQQSLIYKTIFLPIYVTKTDHQTNYVTTTYIEPVTKYTTDYVKQVKTVKQPQLITKTHVHHGTVFLTQDVPEYHTTYSTYYRTKTVCPNPGHDYH